The following coding sequences lie in one Sphingobium sp. KCTC 72723 genomic window:
- a CDS encoding tyrosine-type recombinase/integrase, protein MANVSKRRWTYKGVDKEAWIVRYRDMKGTYRQKTFDKKKDADRFRTKVETEIENGTHIPAADSRTVDAASKLFLEEIEHKVSIGALRPSTGKNYQHAFANAILPGLGGKLLIDVQPLDVERWYRDLIKASNLHPRTAHRRLWFLKAMFRFAIRRKWMRENPVLDAMEAIGRPKEAKIEIFALEDVRAVIQCANNRPYRAHDRAFQMARLAVNLAAFCGLRWGEIFGLTLANVDLQRQTIRVAHTIDGLGNLQEPKTAAGNRTVPLPDHIALQLTEWLATYPTASTRGLVFATKNGQNMWAGNFRDQQWVPLLKRAGIADRNGSNLHFHALRHFAVSWMIENSWPITDVAAIVGHANVSITLKTYAHVVKGRQQSAEAMQSLAQKLLMGAPVAQQQIAHVARASHETLNH, encoded by the coding sequence ATGGCCAACGTCTCTAAACGCCGCTGGACCTATAAGGGCGTCGACAAAGAGGCTTGGATTGTCCGCTACAGGGACATGAAGGGCACCTATCGGCAAAAGACCTTCGACAAAAAGAAGGATGCGGATCGCTTTCGTACGAAGGTGGAAACCGAGATCGAAAACGGCACCCATATTCCGGCCGCCGACAGCCGGACCGTGGATGCCGCGTCCAAGCTGTTCCTCGAAGAGATAGAGCATAAGGTGTCGATCGGCGCGCTACGCCCCAGCACCGGCAAGAACTACCAGCACGCATTTGCTAACGCCATCTTGCCGGGCCTTGGTGGCAAGCTGCTAATTGACGTTCAGCCCCTCGACGTTGAGCGGTGGTATCGCGATCTTATCAAGGCGAGCAACCTACATCCTCGTACCGCACATCGTCGCCTGTGGTTCCTCAAGGCCATGTTTCGTTTCGCGATCAGGCGTAAATGGATGCGCGAAAACCCGGTCCTCGATGCGATGGAGGCGATCGGGCGGCCGAAAGAGGCGAAGATCGAGATATTCGCCTTGGAGGATGTCCGGGCCGTCATTCAATGCGCCAACAATCGACCATACAGGGCGCATGACCGAGCGTTTCAGATGGCGCGGCTGGCCGTGAACCTCGCCGCCTTTTGCGGCTTGCGGTGGGGTGAGATATTCGGCCTCACCCTCGCCAACGTTGACCTTCAGCGGCAAACGATCCGGGTTGCGCATACCATTGATGGGCTAGGCAACCTACAAGAGCCGAAAACGGCGGCTGGCAACCGAACCGTGCCTCTGCCCGATCATATAGCCCTTCAACTCACCGAATGGCTGGCGACTTATCCCACGGCCAGTACACGCGGACTCGTTTTTGCCACGAAGAACGGCCAGAACATGTGGGCGGGCAACTTTCGGGATCAGCAATGGGTGCCGCTGTTGAAACGGGCGGGCATCGCGGATCGCAACGGCAGCAACCTGCATTTTCACGCGCTGCGCCATTTCGCGGTGAGCTGGATGATCGAAAATAGCTGGCCGATCACCGACGTTGCTGCGATCGTCGGACATGCAAATGTGTCCATCACGCTCAAAACATATGCGCACGTCGTGAAGGGCCGCCAGCAGTCGGCGGAGGCCATGCAGAGCCTCGCTCAAAAGCTCCTCATGGGCGCGCCGGTTGCGCAACAGCAGATCGCGCACGTTGCAAGAGCGTCGCATGAGACGCTAAACCACTGA
- a CDS encoding phage antirepressor: MTNIVPFHFEDHALRAITDHDGQAWFVLADICGMLGLRNPTTAAKPLDQTEKAKIFLGSGSDATIVSLSGLLTLIVRCRDAMKPGTLPYRVRKWITAEVVPSIMRTGQYGTPAPALDLYDPAVLKRLVHDLSGMAVNAGERIAQLEPKAAALDRIADAQGMMCLTDAAKALGVPPRKLSAWMEGAGWIFRRSDGGPYVAHGKALAAHLLEHKGYTVQRPGKPDKWVAQVMVTPKGMARLAELRAGTGG, from the coding sequence ATGACGAACATCGTCCCCTTTCATTTCGAGGATCACGCGCTCCGCGCCATCACCGACCACGATGGACAGGCTTGGTTTGTCCTGGCCGACATTTGCGGGATGCTGGGCCTTCGCAATCCGACCACGGCCGCAAAGCCGCTCGACCAGACGGAGAAGGCTAAGATTTTCCTAGGGTCGGGATCCGATGCCACCATAGTCAGCCTCTCCGGCTTGCTCACGCTGATCGTGCGTTGCCGGGATGCCATGAAGCCCGGGACCCTGCCATACCGGGTGCGCAAATGGATTACGGCTGAAGTCGTCCCAAGCATCATGAGAACCGGGCAATACGGCACTCCAGCCCCCGCGCTGGACCTGTACGATCCAGCCGTACTTAAACGCCTAGTCCACGACCTATCGGGCATGGCCGTCAATGCAGGTGAGCGCATTGCCCAACTCGAACCCAAGGCTGCCGCCCTTGACCGGATCGCAGACGCCCAAGGCATGATGTGCCTGACCGACGCGGCAAAGGCGTTGGGCGTCCCGCCGCGCAAACTGTCAGCGTGGATGGAGGGCGCAGGCTGGATATTCCGCAGGTCCGATGGCGGCCCCTATGTCGCCCACGGGAAGGCGCTGGCGGCGCACCTACTGGAACATAAGGGCTACACAGTCCAGCGACCCGGCAAGCCTGACAAGTGGGTTGCCCAGGTGATGGTGACACCGAAAGGGATGGCGCGCCTGGCCGAACTACGAGCGGGCACGGGAGGATAG
- a CDS encoding terminase gpA endonuclease subunit, producing MDDAEKFSRDDLDPVLQWSVVRKVAQFKPRHSDNQIRAKRYKGGWIQIKGANSPKEFRRVTSDDVFLEECDGYPWATKEEGDPARLAYKRNLTSPRRFSAAGSTPKVKGFSRIDMMFEQGSQEYRYVPCPDCGHMQTLVFGDGTGTGIRWAPKENPTRAWYQCENGCEIAEAEKPWMDENGEWRAHNPGAFPRHRSFHIWAAYSQHPGAAWLEIAREFMEVRKDPNLLRTFVNQVLGEAWAERGEAPEWQRLYDRREKGMRLGTPPDWAGLLIGAADVQRGGGGRIDMDIWAFGPGKRRAFVERIEVFGPIADKRTWAKLDQEVSRTWETEDGRRMRLARVAVDSGDGENTMEVYQWARRHPGFAMAVKGRESIAAQQAIGSPSWQDVTVNGRKLKRGVRLWNIGTSMLKMELYGQLGLDKPVDGEDYPDGYIYLPDGLGDEWIKQLVAEELRFVKLRNGGIRREWHKVRDRNEALDNAIYARAVSVSLGIDQWKPKQWARAMGENTVPKDAPDIDPEAASPAESAATLPSKPKTERRAKQRRENPYTSRRR from the coding sequence ATCGATGACGCTGAGAAGTTCAGCCGAGACGATCTCGATCCGGTTTTGCAATGGTCGGTTGTTCGCAAGGTAGCCCAGTTCAAGCCGCGCCATTCGGATAACCAGATCCGGGCGAAGCGCTACAAGGGCGGCTGGATACAGATCAAGGGCGCGAACAGCCCCAAGGAATTCCGGCGCGTCACATCTGACGACGTGTTTCTGGAGGAATGCGACGGCTACCCATGGGCCACCAAGGAAGAAGGCGACCCGGCCCGCCTGGCATATAAGCGCAACCTGACATCGCCGCGCCGGTTCAGTGCGGCTGGCTCCACGCCCAAGGTCAAGGGCTTCAGCCGCATCGACATGATGTTCGAGCAGGGCAGCCAGGAATATCGCTACGTCCCTTGCCCTGATTGCGGTCATATGCAGACGCTTGTTTTTGGCGACGGCACGGGCACCGGAATCCGATGGGCACCGAAGGAAAACCCGACGCGCGCTTGGTATCAGTGCGAGAATGGATGCGAGATCGCCGAGGCTGAGAAGCCTTGGATGGACGAAAACGGCGAATGGCGGGCGCATAATCCCGGCGCGTTCCCCCGCCACCGCTCCTTTCACATCTGGGCGGCTTACAGTCAGCATCCCGGCGCGGCGTGGCTGGAAATAGCGCGCGAGTTCATGGAGGTTCGCAAGGACCCGAACCTGCTCCGCACCTTTGTAAATCAGGTGCTGGGCGAGGCATGGGCCGAACGCGGTGAAGCGCCGGAATGGCAGCGCCTCTATGACCGTCGGGAGAAGGGGATGCGGCTGGGAACGCCCCCGGACTGGGCCGGACTTTTGATCGGCGCGGCTGACGTCCAGCGGGGCGGCGGTGGCCGCATCGACATGGATATCTGGGCCTTCGGGCCTGGCAAGCGCCGGGCGTTTGTCGAACGTATCGAAGTGTTCGGGCCGATCGCGGACAAGCGCACCTGGGCTAAGCTCGATCAGGAAGTTTCGCGGACGTGGGAAACGGAAGATGGCCGCCGGATGCGACTTGCGCGCGTGGCAGTCGATTCCGGCGACGGCGAGAATACCATGGAGGTCTATCAGTGGGCGCGCCGCCACCCTGGATTTGCCATGGCGGTGAAGGGGCGTGAGAGCATCGCCGCCCAGCAGGCGATCGGCAGCCCCAGCTGGCAGGATGTGACGGTCAACGGACGCAAGCTCAAACGCGGCGTCCGGCTGTGGAACATCGGCACGTCGATGTTGAAAATGGAACTCTACGGCCAGCTTGGCCTGGATAAACCTGTCGACGGCGAAGATTACCCCGACGGCTATATCTATCTGCCCGACGGGCTTGGCGATGAGTGGATCAAGCAGCTGGTCGCCGAAGAGCTGCGGTTTGTGAAGCTGCGCAACGGCGGCATACGGCGCGAATGGCACAAGGTCAGAGATCGCAATGAAGCCCTTGATAATGCGATCTATGCCCGCGCGGTGTCCGTGAGCTTGGGCATAGATCAGTGGAAACCGAAACAGTGGGCGCGGGCCATGGGCGAGAACACCGTCCCGAAGGATGCTCCAGACATAGATCCAGAAGCGGCATCGCCCGCAGAATCTGCCGCGACACTGCCCAGCAAACCTAAAACCGAGCGCCGCGCCAAGCAGCGCCGGGAGAACCCTTACACGAGCAGGAGGCGGTAG
- a CDS encoding helix-turn-helix domain-containing protein, with translation MSFSAIAWAATQDTGNMAAKMALLALANWADDSARAFPSTAALAAFGNMDVKTAITAIARLEAMGFVSDTGERRGRTRQIKVYAINLDRPPEKAKATKSGTLPKTEDFQKRNTSVFPGEDTRKRVTDTIRDTVDIDANASIPEDAEIGHEPDALRPEHFVEIWNALAARLGKPSIRSLTPERRQKLKARMAEYSIEDFKQVLASIDHSPFLRDGRFLTFDWIIGKANFLKVLEGNYNR, from the coding sequence ATGAGCTTTTCAGCCATCGCATGGGCGGCGACACAGGACACCGGAAACATGGCCGCCAAAATGGCTCTGCTCGCACTGGCCAACTGGGCAGACGATAGCGCCCGGGCTTTCCCATCGACCGCAGCCCTAGCCGCCTTCGGCAACATGGACGTTAAAACGGCGATCACTGCTATTGCCCGGCTCGAGGCCATGGGCTTTGTGTCAGACACGGGCGAACGTCGCGGCCGGACCCGTCAAATCAAGGTCTATGCCATCAACCTTGATCGACCGCCCGAAAAGGCAAAGGCCACCAAAAGCGGAACACTTCCGAAAACGGAAGACTTCCAAAAGCGGAACACTTCCGTTTTTCCCGGGGAAGACACCCGAAAACGGGTGACGGACACTATCAGGGACACGGTAGATATAGATGCTAACGCATCTATCCCCGAAGATGCCGAAATTGGGCATGAACCGGATGCCCTTAGACCAGAGCATTTCGTGGAAATATGGAACGCGCTTGCTGCCCGTCTGGGCAAGCCGTCAATCCGTAGCCTGACGCCCGAGCGCCGCCAGAAGCTCAAGGCGCGGATGGCTGAATATTCAATCGAAGACTTCAAGCAGGTGCTGGCCAGCATCGATCACTCCCCCTTCCTGCGCGACGGCCGGTTTCTCACCTTTGATTGGATCATCGGCAAGGCCAATTTCCTCAAGGTGCTGGAAGGGAATTACAACCGATGA
- a CDS encoding phosphoribosyltransferase, with protein sequence MSLMVHSYCGYPSYEGLTAWNGSDHDAHMFVQTLKGRAINGYVTLRKPSGPWVRFTTETPQPAFDIWSEWAGALALRLLPGGGLIVPVPSSDCLAIGADAKGKKLADHVALRAPGFTVAEALHWEEQWQKASEGGPRDPGILFENIRVEDALPKHEVILIDDVATTGGHLITAARAMRWAGHRVRFAICAASTVKTRPERGIFTIATRDLEADPLEL encoded by the coding sequence ATGAGCCTGATGGTGCATTCGTACTGCGGATATCCCAGCTATGAGGGATTAACCGCATGGAACGGCAGCGACCATGACGCGCATATGTTCGTGCAAACGCTTAAGGGGCGTGCCATCAATGGCTATGTCACCCTTCGCAAACCGAGCGGTCCGTGGGTCAGATTCACGACCGAGACGCCGCAACCTGCCTTCGATATCTGGAGCGAATGGGCTGGCGCACTAGCGCTCCGATTGCTGCCAGGCGGAGGCCTCATAGTTCCTGTCCCGTCGTCCGATTGCCTCGCAATAGGTGCAGACGCCAAGGGCAAAAAGCTGGCCGATCATGTCGCGTTGCGAGCGCCAGGGTTCACGGTCGCAGAGGCGCTGCATTGGGAAGAGCAGTGGCAGAAGGCCAGCGAAGGCGGGCCGCGCGATCCCGGCATCCTGTTCGAAAATATCCGTGTGGAAGACGCCCTGCCCAAACATGAAGTTATCCTGATTGACGACGTAGCGACTACGGGTGGCCACCTAATTACCGCCGCCCGAGCGATGCGCTGGGCAGGCCATCGGGTGCGCTTCGCAATCTGCGCCGCGTCCACCGTTAAGACGCGGCCGGAGCGAGGGATTTTCACCATCGCCACGCGGGACCTCGAAGCGGACCCGTTGGAGCTTTAG
- a CDS encoding DNA-processing protein DprA gives MPFSRLLAMGGRAQMEPRQIDFLRSVTKSDETGAGRVYVAGDVDLLSNRCIAVIGARKASELGRKRARQLGRQLAEAGIIVTSGLAEGIDTEALTGAIEAGGRVVAVIGTPLDKAYPAGNRELQEAIYRDHLLISQFATGERVFPSNFPARNRTMAALSDASVVIEASDSSGTLHQAVECQRLGRWLVIARNVVENPDLTWPAKFLASPRTTILDSTAKLIGDVYPA, from the coding sequence GTGCCATTCTCGCGCTTGCTCGCCATGGGCGGGCGCGCCCAGATGGAGCCGCGCCAAATCGACTTTCTGCGATCCGTCACCAAATCGGACGAGACGGGTGCAGGCCGGGTGTATGTGGCGGGCGACGTCGATCTTCTGTCCAATCGCTGCATCGCTGTAATCGGCGCGCGCAAGGCGAGCGAGTTGGGCCGCAAGCGCGCCCGCCAGCTGGGGCGGCAACTCGCCGAGGCGGGGATAATCGTCACCTCCGGGCTTGCGGAGGGCATCGACACCGAAGCGCTTACAGGTGCGATCGAGGCGGGCGGGCGCGTCGTCGCTGTCATCGGAACTCCGCTGGACAAAGCCTATCCGGCTGGCAACCGGGAATTGCAGGAAGCGATTTACCGCGACCACCTGCTAATTTCCCAGTTCGCGACGGGGGAGAGGGTCTTTCCCTCAAACTTCCCGGCCCGCAACCGGACCATGGCCGCCCTGTCAGATGCAAGCGTGGTCATTGAGGCTTCCGATTCATCTGGCACTCTGCATCAGGCGGTAGAGTGCCAACGTCTGGGGCGCTGGTTGGTCATCGCTCGCAATGTGGTAGAAAACCCGGACCTGACGTGGCCCGCAAAGTTTCTGGCATCGCCGCGAACGACGATCCTAGATAGCACGGCTAAATTGATCGGGGATGTCTACCCGGCATGA
- a CDS encoding BrnT family toxin, with protein MAMDIEFDPEKNAANLAKHGVSLAHGVKVFEDAAHLILSSARAVDGEDRQKVIGDVEGRLWTAVYVMRGPVARFISVRKSNGKEAEYYNSDPG; from the coding sequence ATGGCCATGGACATCGAGTTTGACCCCGAGAAGAATGCTGCAAATCTCGCCAAACATGGCGTTTCATTGGCGCATGGGGTCAAGGTGTTCGAGGATGCTGCTCACCTGATCCTGTCATCGGCCCGAGCGGTTGACGGCGAGGATCGTCAAAAGGTGATCGGCGATGTTGAGGGCCGGTTATGGACGGCCGTTTACGTCATGCGAGGGCCAGTGGCCCGCTTCATTTCTGTGAGGAAAAGCAATGGCAAGGAAGCCGAATACTACAATAGCGATCCCGGCTGA
- a CDS encoding BrnA antitoxin family protein produces MARKPNTTIAIPADPSDPDDFDVTEKALQHGLAERRKRMGRPPSGPGKEQVTLRLDVDVLAKFRATGAGWQTRVNDALRRAQP; encoded by the coding sequence ATGGCAAGGAAGCCGAATACTACAATAGCGATCCCGGCTGATCCCAGCGATCCCGACGATTTCGACGTTACCGAGAAAGCATTGCAGCATGGGCTGGCGGAGCGCCGCAAGCGCATGGGCCGCCCCCCGTCGGGTCCGGGCAAGGAGCAGGTGACGCTGCGGCTGGACGTGGACGTGCTGGCGAAGTTCCGGGCGACCGGGGCGGGGTGGCAGACGCGGGTCAATGATGCGCTGCGGAGGGCGCAGCCATGA
- a CDS encoding phage head-tail joining protein, protein MTTWTTSDLAIVRSAIASGIRSVTFADGRKTEYQSLDQLLAAERVIEAALKMQAQTASGVLRRRTPYYRNGL, encoded by the coding sequence ATGACGACCTGGACAACGTCCGATCTCGCAATCGTTCGCTCGGCCATCGCCTCTGGCATTCGCTCGGTCACCTTCGCGGATGGTCGCAAGACAGAATACCAGTCTCTCGATCAACTGCTCGCCGCAGAGCGCGTGATCGAAGCGGCCCTCAAAATGCAGGCGCAGACAGCAAGCGGCGTTTTGCGCCGTCGGACGCCTTACTATCGGAACGGGTTGTAA